One window from the genome of Actinoplanes teichomyceticus ATCC 31121 encodes:
- a CDS encoding DUF4326 domain-containing protein: MTVDAVRTALAGRDLACWCPPGQPCHAQVLLEVAAGEALLP, from the coding sequence GTGACCGTGGACGCGGTCCGGACCGCGCTCGCCGGGCGGGACCTGGCGTGCTGGTGCCCGCCGGGCCAGCCGTGCCACGCGCAGGTGCTGCTGGAGGTCGCCGCCGGTGAGGCCCTGCTCCCTTGA